Below is a window of Brassica napus cultivar Da-Ae chromosome A5, Da-Ae, whole genome shotgun sequence DNA.
atctatcgTCTGTGAATAAATAAGTTCACATTTACTCTGTTATCGAATATCCACCGTAGCCTAGTGGCAATCCGTTCTACTCTTAGTGTACCCTTATCACACAATAAGCCGTGTTCGATCCCCGTTTGTGTATACTTAcacttttttctgtttttaattacaTATTCAAAAGTTATTTTCGTTTTATTATAGCTTTTGGCAAGTATAACACCCTTGGCACAGCGGCTGCACACTTTGATTCATCTTTCGAGAGTTCACGAGTTCAATCAACATCGGAtcacattctttttcattttttttgtaaactttaaaggAATTTGCTAGGCTTTGGTGCATTTTGCTTTCTCACTCTTTTTCTGGAAACCCATCCTAAAAGTACCATAAGCATTTGACAATTCATCAATACATCCTAAAAAATTTTCAATAACaatctaaatgaaaaaaacgTTAGGGATTCATTACAAACTTAAACTTAAACGTTAGGGATAATTAATATCAAAGTAGAAAACAGAGTAGAAAACAGAGTAGAAAACAGAGTAGAACAAATATGACATTTTCACTTCCTTTGACCTTCCTGGAAATCTTTATCCATAAACTGGTCGAAGATCTCACAACATAGCTTGCTTCGTAAGTCCATCGCAgtttcatcatttatattagCCATGCTCTTCAATCCCAGTGACCTGCATTCCAGCATCTTCACAACAAAAATACCACAGTTGTATGGAAATTTTGTCTTTGGAAGCCCTTCTGCAAACTTAACTTCAAATGGACTGATATCTTCGAAATTAACCTCTTCACCAAGAAGTTCCATCTTTATGGCACTAATCAACACTGTCATAAATACCCAAAATTATACAATAAATCAATCACCAACAGACaacaaaatgaatatgtaaaAATGCATCACAAGCACAAGCAGCAACAGACaacaaaatgaatatgtaaaGAATTTTTACCTGCCAGTTCTTGGATTTGATTAAGAGCACGTTTGATATTTGCTTTTGGAAGACCACAATGGAAGAGtgtgattgtgttgtccatCAATTGTATCTCCACCCCAATATAGTGATAGCTCAACTTATCTTCAATGACACCATATATAACATCAACATCTTCCAGCCATACCTTCTTTGGATGTATTAAACCTTTCACAAGTTCGCCTACACAGCCCTCCAATAacgtttgttttttcttatgtgGCTTCCTGACAGATTCATAAgcgtacccaaccacttctaagAATTTGACTGGTACAAAGCATGCTGCTGGAAGATTGTTGTTGCGGAACCAAGCACCTTGCTCAACCCTCTTACAATTTAGCATTTCAAATGCAACATTTATGTGCTGCCAATGTAACAATATAGTTAGAAACTTCATATAGAACTGCTATAACATGGACATCTAGCATAGCTCAACTCAACCTCTTCCTAAACATATGACACAATCAAATAGAAGACAGAACAGAGTGTTGATTACCTCTTTGTTGAGATTgttttctgcatcgtccattttttgaaagaactctttttcaatttcttttccaTTGATATAAAACGGTCTGTAGTTGATAAAATTAACTAGTATCAATCGaaacttttacaaaataaattaggaaTATTTATGCGAGGACAAAAAGTTGCTTACACACGATATATGCCCCGTAGATCCATCCAGTGTGCAAGCCTTGAAAACCGAGGAAATTCAGGTGTCACAAATGGATCAATTGGAAGGATTACCTCAGGTGTTACAGGTATAGGAGGGTTTCTAGGTCGTATTGGCCTCTTCTCTTCTCGCTGTAGAAAAGGAAGCATATCTACTGGCTGAGcatttgctttcttcttcttaccaaCATCAGGCTTCccctttaattaaaaataaagacaaaaattCAGGATCGTTTTTATCTTTATACTTGAATGCCTTCCTAATatgaagtaaaaatattttttatacctTTTTTGCATGATCGTCTTGACTTGGTTTCACACTCTTACCCTGCTTTACTTCCATCTGTGAAACAAAACCGATATATCAAACTATTGACCTGAACTTCAATTCAAGTGgatcttattcatttttattacctCTTTTGCCATTTTCCCAACACCATCTTCTGATGGACCAGCTGCTTCATTTTTCTTACAAGCGACAGCCTTCGCCTTCCCCTTTTTGAATGACAAAAATTCAGAtacatttatatcttaattcctagtatgatgtataaatatttcatacctttttatcaccatctccttcactTGGATTCACACTCTGCGTCTGCTCTTCTTCCATCTGAAAATCAATACCGAGATATTAAACAAATGacattatttttcaattcaagTGATCCAAGGcatttgttttaccttttttgtcatctcccaaacaccatctacccattttcttggttttcgcATCTCAGAATGGTGGAAGTAAATTTGTTCTTTAGAATTGTTCAAAGAGACAAAACACGAGCCATCAAACAAAATGACTTTAACTTTTCCAGCGCACCAGGCACCATTGTCGAACGCCTCCACGTCCTGCATTAGCTCATAACTTTTCTTCGCTCCAGATCTCTCAGGTGGTGGTTGAGGACGTATTCTGTCAATTGATACACGTGTCTCAAcactccttttcctcttcttttcgtCCAGAGACGGGACGAAGTACTCAACTTTCACCATCTCAACCCCATCAACCAAATATGTTGCCAACACATTTCCTGGATACCATTTATGACAAGTATTGTCATCTTGTGATGAAATCTCCACATTTGCTCCGATCTCAAAGGGATTTTGAACTCTGCTTTCTACATCCTGTGATGGTTTAGATTCAAGGATATCCAGTCATTTTGATAGTTGCTGTGTATTtattaaaggttttaatgaaagTAATACCTTATTTTGCTCTGTTAAAAGATTTCTGCGAGCTCGGGTATTTGGCTGTGTGTCGGAAATGTTTGGTGAAATGATCTCATTCATAAGCTCGTGAGTCTCCTGAATTCAGGAATGGTTGAATGAACACGTACAAGGGCTTccaaaaattacttgaaaagtccaattttttaaagaagGTACCTGCTGCGTCTGAATTGGAGTAAGGACTGGAGTCTCAATATTCTGTTGAGCTATTGGAGAACCAGGTGTCTCTTTCGTGATCTCATTCATAGGCTCTCGTGTATCCTGAAGTCAGGAATGGGATTATGAACTCGTACAAGAACttccaaaaattaatttaagtacaaccaaattcataattttataaataccaacagttttcaaaattatacttGCCTCATTGTTAAGTTGTtcatctgcttgatctgcattgGCTTCACCTTGTCTGGAAGCCGTCTCATGAAATGGAGTTGTGTCAGTCTGTGCAAGTACAACAAAAATTAGGAAGGCAATCCTAAATATGTATAACATCttccaaaattacttgacaactcaaaaaaaaactgaatcaagaactagataaacattaattttaatttccgaAAAAAAATTACCTCATTGTTTGGGGTTTCATATGAAGTAACTCTTTGTAGTTTCTCTAGTTTTGTCACACGTTCTTTAATCTGTTTCCTGTCTTTTTCAATCAAACACAAACGATCGTTCATGATCCTTAAATTATCTCCCACCATCTCGCTGATTCTGTTGATCTTTGATTCCAAAGACTCCTCctgatacgaagaagaagcttgactCATCCCTCCATTCCCAAACAGTAAAGATGCTCTTCTTATTTGTTCATTAGCACCGTATAGGTCTACTGACATGTTTCGCCAATCtctaattttaaacttataaccTCTCTTGGATAAATCGGCCATGTCATCCAGATCTTTATTAGCTTCGTCTTCCATGCAAACATCAGCTTCTGGATCATTAGAAATAGGAGGTAGGATGCATGTGACCTTAAGCTgaaaccataaaaataattagcttttaaatggagaatcataaggcaaaacagaaacaagaaaaaaataatgtaaaaacttACATGATCTTTGATTTCAATTAGGAGAACATCTATCAGCTGTGGAGAAGCTATTTGAAGGTACTTCTCACACAAAAATATTGGGGTAGACGGTTGAACGCTCAGAATAGGAACAACTTGACTGAATGCATACTGTAGCAAAGGTACTGACTCAAGTATCCATATAAGAAATGCCATAGGGAATCCTTGCAaatcataattgtttttgtcGAGGCTTTTGTCGACAGCTCTCTGAAGTGATTTTAACAGCAAATTATAAGCTGTTCTCCCCCATGGGTATGTCATCAAGACATCCATATCCTGCGCTATTTTCACATAATCCAAAGTAAAAGTTGTGCCACCGTCGAGAAGGCTCTTCTGTAGTAGTATGCTCTCAATCAGGAGGAGCATTGCAAGGCAGAATCTCTCATCAGAAgcatcttctcttgtgtttctgaGCTGCTTCTCCACGTCCTTTACTGTATGAGTACGCCCTTTTAGGAAGTCCCACTTAAATTTCTCGGTTTCCTCTCGTGGTTCTCTTGCTTCACCACTACATTTCAAACCAGTCACCATGTGGAATTCTCTTATAGAGAACCTCATTGGCTGAGCACCAAAATGGAACCATGCTTCGTGTCTCTTCACTGTCTTGATGCTTTTGGTGAGAACTGCGTGCACTATCTTAGCTGATAATTTCAAAGACCTCTCTCCAAGCTTGATCACCGGTCCCAAAAACGTCCCTCTTATTCTGTTGAACTCATCATTTCCTAGAATTTCCTTAACAGTTTTGATATAAGCAACTATCGAGTGTTGGTTTATCGATATCGTCTTCTCTGGCTCTGATCCAATCGGATACCTCAGCTCAGGCAGTGCTAGTCTTAATGGTAATGGATCTcccatcttgtttctatcctgcgtaaacaagaaaaattttatttgtctaaattaattaaaatccaattttcaggaagggtttcctgaaacaatacaaatccttcctgagtctatacacatgctttcacatgaactagaattctaccaatcatattaggttaaaacgagcaagtctatacacaagcaaaaaccaggagaccaatctctcagaaagaaaacacacataaggtTGAATCTGCAACATACCTTAAAGAGATAGAGCTCTAGAAATGGTTTTTCTCGGAGAATAGAGAGAGCTCGCGTaaaagatcgagagagagagagagttctggagatgggttttcgtcggagatcgagagatatggagatgagagagagattcgAGAGGCGGAGACGAGTGAGATTCGAGAAGTTTGAAACGGCGAGAGTGTTGAGACGGCaagagttttgtcttttttcaATCGAAATGTATTGTTTTGGAAACCTATCCTATATTAATTGGTTTAAGTATGTTTATGTAATATTctttaacagatgattctcctcagacCAGCGGTTAAACCAAGGCATTTCATAACTCAAAAGTCTCTCTATCCCCGGGTTCGATatgtggtggattcaaaatcaattttaatttttttttgtgttacagtttggagttaaataaaattaaatgtaatcCATTAACAGATGATTCTTCTTGGCCTAGTGGCTAAACTCCCACACTATCCAAATACGCAAACTCTCTCCCTCTGGGTTCGATCCTTTGTGGTTCTAAATTTTTGTTGTCTGTAAACATCACAATTTTAAGCTTACCATATACATGTCCAATCCTTAGtatataatctcatttcattcttttttacatttgaaacacttaactttttttctggaaacccaTCCAAAACATTATTTTAACCTTCCAAGATATATGATacccaaaaaaaatacttgataTCCTTCCAATCTTTCTTATGTAACCAGACGCCAacaacataacaaaataaacagTCATAACTAAAACCGAgtcttaactaaaacaaaaaatgttttcatgCATCATTCTCATTTCCCAAAGCTCTCATCCACAAATTGGTTGAATATCTCACAAGACAAGGTTCTCCTTAGCTCCAATGCATTGTCATCATTAATCTTTGTCATGTCTCCTATCTTCAATGACTGGCACTCCAGAATCTTGACAAGAAATATCCCACAGTTGAAAGGATGTTTTGTCTTGGGTAAACCTTGTGCCTGCTCAATCTCAAATGGAATCATCTTCACTTTATCTACCTCATCACCAGAAGATTCCACCAGCAGATTAGTAATCAACACtgtcatatttaaaaatcaatatcaagaTAGAATCAGTTGAATATTTCAAACCAAGAAACAGTTGAATACATCAAATACAAATTGTTTATACATACCTGCCAACTTTTTCACTTGAGGAATATCAATGCTGTTGCTTTCCTTTTGAAAACAATCATATACtgtgattcttttcttcttcaaatgaatTTCCATCCCAATCCAGACATTGCTTTTTTTTCCAAGAGTAATCCCATACACAACATCAACATCTTCTCCCCATGTCTTCTCTGGATATACCTTCCCTCTCACAGTATCTTTAAATATATCGTTGAAAATCTTTTTACCTTTGaccttttctttcttgtaaGCCAAATCATCAGAGAGCAAGCAATGCAAGAACTCCATAGGTAGGAAGCACGCCTTTGGAATCTTGTAGTTGTGGAACCAAGCAGCATTCTCATTTCTTCTGCAATTTAGCATTGCAAAGGCTCCATCAatgtgctgcaaaaaaaaaggcaaacatTATCTAATTTGTTACTATATAATTCCTGAAACTAAACAAATCcttcctgaatttttttttaaaaaaaagctcAAGGCAAGAACATATGTAAACAAATTACCTCTTTCTTAAGGTCCTTTTTTGCATTTTCCATGCTTTGAAAGAAAGATTTCCTTATCTTATTATCATTGATTGATAGGGACCTGCAGTCGATTAAAGATTCAAAGGAATTACCAAACCtcttatacataaatataagaatatatagacAAGGACAGAAACATGCTTACGTTTCATGCATGCCGGGCTTTAATGTCATCCAATTTTGAAGCCTTGAAAGCTTATGTTCCGCAGGAGTTGAAAACGGATCAACTGCAGGTATAATCTCAGGTATTACAGTTAAAGCCGGATTTCTGTCAGACTTGAATGGAGTTTTTGTGTCTCTAGATCGTTTAGTCACCCTCTCGCTCcttcttaggaaaacattatcCATTCCTGAATTTTGTGATGAGGCAGCAGCTTTCCTTTTCTTATCAGGCTTCACCTTTAATCAAACAATAGACACCaagcaaaatattatcaaatttgttGCAATCGGAATTTCTGGAAACCATTCCTGAAACTAAAATGTATGTATATCAAACAATTCACGTGAAGTATAATTCTAGTTATGATTTACCTTATCTGCCATCTTCCAGACTCCATCTTTCCATTCTCTATGAATTCGCAAATCTGAATGTTTGAATAGAATAGTTTCCATAGAAGTATAGAGACACACCGAGTATGTGTTATCACCAAGTACCATGCTAATTTGTCCGCTGCTCCAGCCATTGTTGTAAAAGGCTTCTACCTTATCCATCATCTCAAAGGATTTTTGGTCACTAGTTGGTGTTGCAGGACGTATTTTGTCAGCCGTGATAGTATCCTGAAGTTTCTGAAGTCTATTATGTTGGTATGTGAAGAGTGTCGTGTACTCAACTGTCAGCTCCTCTAGTCCTTCACACAGTTTAAGATCAACAACCTTTCCTGGATACCATATTTCGTCATCAGTAGACAAAATCTCAACCTCTGCGCCTATTTGAAAGTGAGCTATACGCCTGCTTACTTCAACCTATTAAAAATGAAGATTCAGTAACATCAGCGGTTTTaaattgttagaataataattaaagatcAAATATACTCGATGCATACCTCGTTTGTTTCTGAAAAATCTATAGCACTTGTCTGAAGATGCTCTGTTTGCTGAGTAATAGGCGGCATCTTCGAAACATATGTGGAAACTAGCTCAGTAGTAGGTTCTGTAGTATCCTTGAGATTTTCTTCTGCTTGATTCTGCTCTGATGGTGTCTCATCGGATTGATCTCCCTCACTTGTCTGAAGGTGCTGTGTTTGCGGAGTAAGAGGCTGTGTCTTCGAAACATCTGTGGAAACTAGCTCAGTAGTAGGTTCTGTAGTATCCTTGAGATATTCTTCTGCTTGATTCTTTCTGCTTGATTGTGTATGCTCTCCTTCACTTGTAGAAAAATATTGGGTCGCAGTTTCTGTCTCACTCTATAAGACAAAAGTAAATGGTAAGAGTTAGttgaatagaaaaatattacataaacattttaaatatttcttcttaccaaagcattcttattttcttcaataACTAGTGCAATTAGTGAAGACAATGGAGAGGAAGGTGTGTGATGCACAGCATGCGTATCCTCCTGTAATAACAGTAAAATAAAAGAGGTAGTTATGAAGAAgtttctacaatttaaaattcaagttgTACTTATGAAAGACATTTCTATGCTTACCTTTTTATTGTTTGCTGAAATGATCTCAGTCAATGGCTGTGTAGCCTCATACGTTTCCTCTGTTACCGTctgcaaaaaaacaaaaaaaaagtcaggtATGGGATCAAAAACACGTACAAAAGCTTTCAAACATTACTTGAAATCTCCaagattttttgaacatttaccTGTTGTTTCTGAATTGGAGTAAAAACTTGAGCCTCAATACTCTTTGGAGatattggagaagaaggtgtctCATTCATTTCCAGTGTTTCTTTTTGCAAAACTTGAGTCTGAGCAGCAGGTGACTCAATCACAATCTGCAAAAAATATCAGGAAAggccatcatgaatacattcaattataatttctagagtaaatattacctcatcatctggttttccttcttcttgattagttttgggtgGCGTTTCATCAGTAGAGGTTTGTGTTTCCCTCTGCCAAAAATTAGAAAGgtctatatatgtaaatcacccaaaactactttgtaaactccaactgtgaaaacaatatcattgagcatatacctcttttGTCAGATTAGGAGAGAATACTTGAGTATCAAGGGCAAGAGTTTCATCATCTGATTCATTCATTGTCTCCTGCAaaaatcaagaatgcattcaagaatatgtacaaaagcttccaaatattacttcaaaactcaacaatattttattggttacataccttatgtgtcaaattaggctgttgagacattggagataaaggcgtCTCACTCGATTGTTGCGTGTAATCCTGCAAAAATCAGGAAGGCATTCAGGATTTTGTACaagaatttccaaatattttcttaaaaatttttgAGCATATACCTCATTTTGTTGAGACTTTGGAGATGCAGCTGATTCAATCATTGTCTCCTGCAAAAATCAGGAATGCATTCAAGAAGTACAAAAGCTttccaaatattacttcaaaactcaacaatatttattggttacatacctcatgtgtca
It encodes the following:
- the LOC111215314 gene encoding uncharacterized protein LOC111215314 translates to MNEITKETPGSPIAQQNIETPVLTPIQTQQETHELMNEIISPNISDTQPNTRARRNLLTEQNKDVESRVQNPFEIGANVEISSQDDNTCHKWYPGNVLATYLVDGVEMVKVEYFVPSLDEKKRKRSVETRVSIDRIRPQPPPERSGAKKSYELMQDVEAFDNGAWCAGKVKVILFDGSCFVSLNNSKEQIYFHHSEMRKPRKWVDGVWEMTKKMEEEQTQSVNPSEGDGDKKGKAKAVACKKNEAAGPSEDGVGKMAKEMEVKQGKSVKPSQDDHAKKGKPDVGKKKKANAQPVDMLPFLQREEKRPIRPRNPPIPVTPEVILPIDPFVTPEFPRFSRLAHWMDLRGIYRVPFYINGKEIEKEFFQKMDDAENNLNKEHINVAFEMLNCKRVEQGAWFRNNNLPAACFVPVKFLEVVGYAYESVRKPHKKKQTLLEGCVGELVKGLIHPKKVWLEDVDVIYGVIEDKLSYHYIGVEIQLMDNTITLFHCGLPKANIKRALNQIQELAVLISAIKMELLGEEVNFEDISPFEVKFAEGLPKTKFPYNCGIFVVKMLECRSLGLKSMANINDETAMDLRSKLCCEIFDQFMDKDFQEGQRK
- the LOC125608680 gene encoding uncharacterized protein LOC125608680, with protein sequence MGDPLPLRLALPELRYPIGSEPEKTISINQHSIVAYIKTVKEILGNDEFNRIRGTFLGPVIKLGERSLKLSAKIVHAVLTKSIKTVKRHEAWFHFGAQPMRFSIREFHMVTGLKCSGEAREPREETEKFKWDFLKGRTHTVKDVEKQLRNTREDASDERFCLAMLLLIESILLQKSLLDGGTTFTLDYVKIAQDMDVLMTYPWGRTAYNLLLKSLQRAVDKSLDKNNYDLQGFPMAFLIWILESVPLLQYAFSQVVPILSVQPSTPIFLCEKYLQIASPQLIDVLLIEIKDHLKVTCILPPISNDPEADVCMEDEANKDLDDMADLSKRGYKFKIRDWRNMSVDLYGANEQIRRASLLFGNGGMSQASSSYQEESLESKINRISEMVGDNLRIMNDRLCLIEKDRKQIKERVTKLEKLQRVTSYETPNNEDCLPNFCCTCTD